One Fundidesulfovibrio terrae genomic window carries:
- a CDS encoding glycosyltransferase produces MRAAGKHPLVSVVFATRDRLALLRSVIDEIRWELAGIPYEIVVVDGLSSDGTTQYLQAQPDVVHVLEERLEGCCKAFDKGFRAARGEFVAWINDDVSISRGAMRVMLDFMRSSEGAGTGLGAFPVSASARHRERFVLNYFGYPPVPYADMGMIRSPLLRECGYITSEFKRFGWDPDLSLKVWERGFEVRVCHGACITHFFHNDEMRASGELLLKSDTALLESRWGAKLRSLAGRIWTPEYYSDVEAYLLPSHKLRALLAMGRGEELERLLEALPQDAEHAFEEIYAIGLGEHSRGDVDAALKAYAPVIALDSRCPGFSSWAHFKMGEILLDRGSRLEAQGHFRRALELKPDIHKARIHMAAEGEPLRVFVSPDENSPEGFVHVAMDPCNDFLWEYIFERRKPDTVAVPLEAMRHSAADVISNCVRHLKPDGTFLVVAPHGLHGPSNDAMPAPPRAIKDRTNAHAKEFDRWKDALLYGWLAAKAPEGFEVQHLERTWLAGRVAARPGRGRLLLAGPDMRLAECLSGLGFMVSVLLGDAPAGSVPEGVEAVAGDVRAAGFLEGSFDAVCCLATPGSAGRKAFFGPDGVGEEHMAAALVRLLAPEGVFWLAAPLGSRDVPPVIRGLSGARIRRLLSPLKVEHARFHSLTPDGSWAECSEEEAGKIDWFLAPWAALGLFELRGRGAS; encoded by the coding sequence ATGAGGGCAGCGGGAAAACACCCTCTGGTTTCCGTGGTCTTCGCCACGAGAGACAGGTTGGCACTGCTGCGGTCCGTCATTGATGAGATCAGGTGGGAACTGGCCGGGATTCCTTACGAGATCGTGGTGGTGGATGGCCTCTCTTCGGACGGCACCACCCAGTACCTTCAGGCCCAGCCTGACGTGGTCCACGTGCTGGAGGAGCGCCTGGAGGGATGCTGCAAGGCCTTTGACAAGGGATTCCGCGCCGCTCGCGGGGAATTTGTCGCCTGGATCAACGACGACGTGAGTATTTCTCGCGGCGCCATGCGCGTCATGCTCGATTTCATGCGGAGTTCCGAGGGCGCCGGCACCGGGCTGGGAGCGTTTCCCGTGTCCGCTTCGGCCAGGCATCGCGAAAGGTTCGTGCTCAATTATTTCGGATATCCACCGGTCCCGTATGCGGACATGGGCATGATCAGAAGCCCCCTCCTGCGTGAGTGCGGCTACATCACGTCCGAGTTCAAACGGTTTGGGTGGGATCCCGACCTCTCTCTCAAGGTTTGGGAGCGGGGCTTCGAGGTGAGAGTCTGCCACGGCGCCTGCATCACTCACTTTTTCCACAATGACGAGATGCGCGCCTCGGGCGAACTGCTTCTGAAAAGCGACACGGCGCTCCTTGAAAGCCGTTGGGGAGCGAAGCTTCGTTCCCTCGCCGGGCGCATCTGGACCCCGGAATACTACAGTGACGTCGAGGCGTATCTGTTGCCGTCGCACAAGCTTCGCGCATTGCTCGCGATGGGCCGCGGGGAGGAACTCGAGCGCCTTCTGGAGGCGTTGCCGCAGGATGCCGAGCACGCCTTCGAGGAAATATACGCAATCGGACTGGGCGAACATTCACGTGGCGACGTCGACGCGGCGCTCAAGGCGTATGCGCCTGTGATTGCACTCGATTCGCGCTGTCCGGGATTCAGCTCCTGGGCGCATTTCAAGATGGGCGAGATACTTCTCGACCGCGGGAGCCGCCTGGAGGCGCAGGGTCATTTCAGGCGAGCCCTGGAGCTCAAGCCGGACATCCACAAGGCGCGGATCCACATGGCCGCCGAGGGTGAGCCGCTTCGGGTGTTCGTGTCTCCCGACGAAAATTCCCCGGAAGGATTCGTTCACGTTGCGATGGACCCGTGCAACGACTTCCTCTGGGAGTACATCTTCGAGCGCCGCAAGCCGGACACCGTGGCCGTCCCGCTGGAGGCCATGCGGCACTCCGCTGCCGACGTCATTTCCAACTGCGTGCGGCACCTCAAGCCCGACGGGACGTTTCTCGTAGTGGCGCCGCACGGTCTGCATGGACCTTCAAATGATGCCATGCCTGCGCCGCCGCGTGCCATCAAGGACAGGACCAACGCGCATGCCAAAGAGTTCGATCGCTGGAAGGACGCGCTCCTCTACGGCTGGTTGGCGGCCAAGGCGCCTGAGGGCTTCGAGGTGCAGCATCTTGAGCGCACATGGCTTGCCGGGCGGGTTGCAGCGCGGCCGGGGCGCGGACGGCTGCTCCTGGCCGGTCCGGATATGCGGTTGGCCGAGTGTCTCAGCGGGCTTGGGTTCATGGTGTCGGTTTTGCTGGGAGACGCGCCTGCCGGGTCTGTCCCGGAAGGCGTGGAGGCTGTTGCCGGTGATGTCCGGGCGGCAGGGTTCCTGGAAGGGAGTTTTGACGCCGTCTGCTGCCTCGCGACCCCGGGAAGCGCTGGTCGCAAGGCTTTCTTCGGCCCGGACGGGGTGGGTGAGGAGCACATGGCGGCAGCGTTGGTCCGGCTCCTGGCGCCGGAAGGCGTTTTTTGGCTCGCCGCACCGCTGGGGAGCCGCGATGTCCCGCCGGTCATCCGTGGTTTGAGCGGCGCCCGCATCCGGCGTCTCTTGAGCCCGCTTAAGGTGGAGCATGCGCGCTTTCACTCTTTGACGCCAGACGGCTCATGGGCTGAGTGCTCGGAAGAAGAGGCCGGGAAGATCGATTGGTTTCTCGCTCCGTGGGCCGCGTTGGGCCTGTTCGAGCTGCGGGGGAGGGGCGCGTCGTGA
- the asnB gene encoding asparagine synthase (glutamine-hydrolyzing), which yields MCGIAAVVDFAGFAFKDREGLLAELVGNIRHRGPDSQGFCNDAWAGAGMSRLAIVDVAGSDQPIFNEDKSLVLVCNGEIYNHVELSRDLKARGHVFSTQGDCETILHLYEEKGDRCVDDLCGMFAFIILDRVNRRVFAARDMFGIKPLYYAERNGGMALCSEFSALARALSLTPDIDPAQALEFLCYGYPVNAADTVDRRIKRLPPAHSVVVDESGLRVERSRRMAYEPGQSSLGRFDMEAFREIFFQALRQHLVSEVPSAIMLSGGLDSTGIATYARRLGFPMKVVTAGYEGVSDCDESLEAGKTAKRLGLELERIILDPEEAVPAFHEMMAFCDEPVADIASVPQWLIYKRVGQSGIKVLHSGLGGDEIFYGYDFWNDLSVAIDAKGYGPRFASDDVSGFLAHPADAQARQMIESLGLRDALGSFQGADARLADRFGLPGLAGVDRVYHLLLSTWLPFNCLHLADRLSMAHSIELRVPLLDNRLADYVHRLPVEERFAPGKTKPLFKRLLAEVLPAQFIDRPKRGFTPPAWLKQRLISSAGGLLESGWLAGNILQREKLMQAWSSGHSDEFLFRAVVFESWLQNAYGRS from the coding sequence ATGTGCGGGATAGCGGCGGTTGTCGATTTCGCCGGTTTCGCTTTCAAGGACCGCGAGGGCCTGCTGGCGGAATTGGTGGGCAATATCCGGCACCGTGGTCCGGATTCCCAGGGATTCTGCAACGACGCTTGGGCCGGGGCGGGGATGTCCCGCCTTGCCATCGTTGATGTCGCGGGCAGCGACCAGCCGATCTTCAATGAGGACAAGTCTCTCGTCCTGGTCTGCAACGGCGAGATATACAACCATGTGGAGCTTTCACGCGATCTCAAGGCGCGCGGTCACGTGTTTTCAACGCAAGGGGACTGCGAAACAATTCTGCATCTGTACGAAGAGAAGGGCGACCGATGCGTCGATGACCTGTGCGGAATGTTCGCGTTCATCATTCTGGACAGGGTGAACCGCCGTGTCTTCGCCGCGCGGGACATGTTCGGCATCAAGCCTCTCTACTACGCCGAGCGCAACGGGGGGATGGCCTTGTGTTCCGAGTTCTCCGCCCTGGCCCGGGCCTTGTCCCTGACCCCCGACATCGATCCGGCCCAGGCTCTCGAATTCTTGTGCTACGGCTACCCCGTCAACGCGGCGGATACCGTCGATCGCCGCATCAAACGCCTGCCGCCCGCCCATTCCGTGGTGGTCGATGAATCCGGCCTGCGGGTCGAACGATCCAGGCGGATGGCCTATGAACCGGGCCAGTCGTCGCTTGGGCGTTTCGACATGGAGGCCTTCCGGGAGATCTTTTTCCAGGCTTTGCGGCAGCATCTGGTGAGCGAAGTGCCCTCGGCGATCATGTTGAGCGGCGGCCTTGATTCCACCGGCATCGCCACCTACGCCCGCCGCCTGGGCTTTCCCATGAAGGTCGTCACCGCCGGGTATGAGGGCGTTTCGGACTGCGACGAATCCTTGGAAGCCGGGAAGACCGCAAAACGCCTGGGTCTGGAGTTGGAGCGCATCATCCTCGATCCGGAAGAGGCCGTGCCTGCTTTTCATGAGATGATGGCCTTCTGCGACGAACCCGTCGCGGATATCGCAAGCGTTCCTCAATGGCTGATCTACAAGCGCGTGGGACAATCCGGGATCAAGGTCCTGCATTCCGGCCTCGGCGGGGACGAGATTTTTTACGGGTACGATTTTTGGAACGATCTTTCCGTCGCCATAGACGCGAAGGGGTACGGACCGCGTTTCGCCTCGGACGACGTCTCGGGGTTCCTGGCCCATCCCGCGGATGCGCAGGCCCGGCAGATGATAGAATCCCTCGGCCTTCGTGATGCCCTGGGCAGTTTCCAGGGGGCGGACGCCCGCCTCGCCGACAGATTCGGGCTGCCGGGGCTGGCCGGGGTCGACCGGGTGTACCACCTGCTTCTTTCCACCTGGTTGCCTTTCAATTGCCTGCACCTCGCCGACCGGCTCTCCATGGCCCATTCCATAGAACTGCGCGTGCCCCTGCTCGACAACCGTCTTGCGGATTACGTCCACCGCCTGCCCGTGGAAGAACGCTTCGCCCCCGGAAAAACAAAGCCCCTGTTCAAACGCTTGCTGGCCGAGGTCCTTCCCGCGCAGTTCATCGACCGGCCCAAGCGTGGCTTCACGCCCCCTGCCTGGCTTAAGCAGCGCCTCATCTCATCCGCGGGTGGCCTGCTCGAGTCGGGTTGGCTGGCCGGCAACATCTTGCAGCGCGAGAAACTCATGCAGGCATGGAGTTCGGGACACTCGGACGAATTCCTGTTCCGGGCCGTCGTCTTCGAGTCCTGGCTGCAGAACGCCTACGGGAGGTCGTGA
- a CDS encoding glycosyltransferase produces the protein MANPQYPTAFFAYNRPEHALRALSALAANPEAVSGELFIYCDGPKTDADLDAVSATRAVVQSRPWFRRTHVVLRDTNLGLAGSITRGVDEILAVHDGVVVVEDDLVVAPSFLNFMNLGLRRYRDEKRVMQISGYRHPAPPPEKTEAYFLPLTCSWGWATWKDRWQYRDRELAGYRMLKQDEELIWRFNLDGTYPLYYRFIERQLRGEIDSWAIGWYLGVFMRGGLTLYPSWSLVSNVGFDGSGRHCVVEDAIFDSAVVDRMIGELPDAIEVNTEAWGSLKQYMNLKYKE, from the coding sequence GTGGCCAATCCGCAATACCCCACAGCGTTCTTCGCGTACAACCGGCCTGAGCATGCGTTGCGTGCATTGTCTGCTCTCGCGGCTAACCCGGAGGCGGTCAGCGGAGAATTGTTCATTTATTGCGACGGGCCCAAGACGGATGCGGATCTTGACGCGGTATCCGCGACCCGGGCCGTGGTGCAGAGCCGCCCGTGGTTCCGGCGGACGCATGTCGTGCTGCGCGACACCAATCTCGGGCTCGCGGGATCGATCACTCGCGGGGTCGACGAGATTCTCGCCGTCCATGACGGAGTCGTGGTGGTGGAGGATGATCTGGTCGTGGCTCCGTCCTTTCTGAATTTCATGAATCTGGGGCTGCGAAGATACCGCGACGAAAAACGCGTCATGCAGATTTCTGGCTACCGCCACCCCGCGCCCCCACCCGAAAAGACCGAGGCGTACTTTCTGCCGTTGACCTGTTCCTGGGGTTGGGCCACCTGGAAGGACCGCTGGCAATACCGCGACCGCGAGCTTGCCGGCTACCGCATGCTCAAGCAGGATGAAGAGCTGATATGGCGGTTCAATCTGGATGGCACGTATCCGCTGTATTACCGTTTCATCGAACGGCAATTGCGAGGTGAGATAGATTCCTGGGCCATCGGCTGGTATTTGGGGGTGTTTATGCGTGGCGGATTGACGCTGTATCCGTCATGGTCGCTGGTCAGCAATGTCGGGTTCGACGGCAGCGGGAGACATTGCGTTGTCGAGGACGCCATTTTCGACTCCGCAGTGGTCGACCGGATGATAGGAGAACTCCCGGATGCGATCGAGGTGAACACCGAGGCATGGGGGTCCTTGAAGCAATATATGAATCTGAAATATAAAGAATGA
- a CDS encoding DapH/DapD/GlmU-related protein: MANGLKPVEDLSNYYSGVSFGHNVQLVGMKNIVIGEGTTVADDSWLNVCVRDEEVRMIVGRNCYIGRRAVFNTAGRLELGDYCLLAPGVYIADADHVYADITRPYVEQGVSTGRSVTVEENCWLGIGTVITGNLTVGRGAIVAAGAVVLADVAPFSIVGGVPARILKLYNPATKEWESASAPEDMERIILDRQRLALPSREEYVSMLRKNSALRKYDPVLTGGGQCL; the protein is encoded by the coding sequence ATGGCGAATGGTCTGAAGCCGGTGGAAGATCTCTCGAATTATTATTCCGGAGTCTCGTTCGGTCACAACGTTCAGCTCGTCGGAATGAAAAACATCGTTATCGGCGAAGGGACGACTGTGGCCGATGACAGCTGGCTCAATGTCTGCGTCCGTGACGAAGAGGTCAGGATGATTGTCGGGCGCAACTGTTACATCGGGCGCCGGGCGGTCTTCAACACGGCCGGGAGGCTCGAGCTGGGCGATTATTGTCTTCTCGCCCCTGGTGTGTACATTGCCGACGCGGATCATGTGTACGCGGACATAACCAGGCCATACGTCGAACAGGGCGTCAGCACAGGGCGTAGCGTCACGGTGGAGGAAAACTGCTGGCTGGGAATAGGGACGGTCATTACCGGAAACCTCACCGTGGGCCGGGGGGCCATCGTCGCGGCAGGAGCTGTCGTCCTGGCTGACGTTGCGCCTTTCAGCATCGTGGGAGGCGTTCCGGCTCGGATTCTGAAGCTGTACAATCCTGCGACGAAAGAATGGGAAAGCGCCAGTGCCCCCGAAGACATGGAGCGCATCATTCTGGACAGGCAGCGGCTCGCTCTTCCCTCCCGGGAGGAATACGTGTCGATGCTGCGCAAGAACAGCGCGTTGCGAAAATACGACCCTGTCCTCACCGGCGGGGGGCAGTGCCTTTAA
- a CDS encoding methyltransferase domain-containing protein — protein MPTIEWLKQEFHYGYESGDVLAHEPDDVRAQEEKIIGGSYRRVAMEGMAPFLRPDSRALELGPGKGSWTRALLEFLPQGEVHVLDFQDVSQWLHPEKYAGRLVCHVVGDNSFCEVPEGYFDFFWSFGVLCHCNVSLIKVILANSLSRLKPGGIAVLQYGDWKKLGSFGWERSGVPLEFKNLPDDKIWWPRNDQDTMVRLAGKAGWEVVSPDLDMVGRDGMIQLRRPL, from the coding sequence ATGCCGACGATTGAATGGTTGAAGCAGGAATTCCATTACGGCTACGAGTCCGGCGACGTGCTCGCCCACGAACCCGATGACGTCCGGGCGCAGGAGGAGAAAATCATCGGCGGGTCCTACCGCCGTGTGGCCATGGAAGGCATGGCCCCTTTCCTGCGGCCGGACTCCAGGGCTCTGGAACTCGGACCCGGCAAGGGGTCCTGGACCCGCGCCCTGCTCGAGTTTCTGCCGCAAGGGGAAGTGCATGTGCTGGACTTCCAGGACGTGAGCCAATGGCTTCATCCTGAAAAGTATGCGGGCAGGCTCGTCTGCCATGTTGTCGGCGACAATTCATTTTGCGAGGTGCCGGAAGGCTATTTTGATTTCTTCTGGTCCTTCGGCGTGCTGTGCCACTGCAACGTTTCCCTGATCAAGGTGATACTAGCCAACAGCCTGTCCAGGCTCAAGCCGGGGGGAATCGCGGTGCTCCAGTACGGCGACTGGAAAAAGCTCGGCAGCTTCGGCTGGGAGAGGAGCGGGGTGCCCTTGGAGTTCAAGAACCTGCCCGACGACAAGATATGGTGGCCGCGCAACGACCAGGACACCATGGTCCGCCTGGCCGGGAAGGCGGGGTGGGAAGTCGTGTCGCCGGATCTGGACATGGTCGGGCGGGACGGAATGATCCAATTGCGGCGCCCGCTTTGA
- a CDS encoding TylF/MycF/NovP-related O-methyltransferase — protein sequence MDLQTFDAQRKALFREKRQGITGSAHEHAARIVSGILDEMRDALDREDAPKAFSLGVAAKSFRLSVRNLDLLRAKAFSRMGRMPEAEQSLKEELRHFPDNGEAARLLEGMLQGRPPAAGGVDECDELIALVRDYTMLGEARLRSLYTLARTVCERDVPGDFVECGVAGGGSSALLAMVVARHSKRDRTLYSLDTFEGMPDSGEMDMHQGTQAEATGWGAGTCAAPESAVRGVFEKLGVSDIVKTVKGLFQDTLPVLRAQLNPVAFLHLDGDWYDSTMTVLVNLEGRYAPGALIQIDDYGYWEGCSKAVHEFERDRGIRFDLHVIDDTGVWCEVTESRQYAG from the coding sequence ATGGACCTGCAGACCTTCGATGCGCAACGGAAGGCCCTGTTCCGAGAAAAGCGGCAGGGCATAACCGGCTCCGCCCACGAGCACGCGGCTCGGATCGTCAGCGGCATCCTGGATGAGATGCGGGACGCTCTGGACCGCGAGGACGCGCCGAAAGCCTTTTCGCTCGGTGTCGCGGCCAAATCCTTCCGCCTGTCCGTGAGGAACCTGGATTTGTTGCGGGCCAAGGCCTTCAGCCGCATGGGCCGGATGCCCGAAGCCGAGCAGAGCCTCAAGGAGGAGTTGCGCCATTTCCCCGACAACGGCGAGGCCGCGCGATTGTTGGAGGGAATGCTGCAAGGGCGGCCGCCTGCCGCCGGAGGCGTGGACGAATGCGATGAACTGATAGCTCTGGTCCGCGATTACACGATGCTCGGGGAGGCGCGGCTCAGGTCGCTCTACACGCTGGCCAGGACTGTCTGCGAGAGGGACGTTCCGGGTGACTTCGTCGAATGCGGCGTGGCCGGGGGCGGCTCCAGCGCGCTTTTGGCGATGGTTGTCGCCCGTCACAGCAAGCGCGACAGAACGTTGTACTCCCTCGACACGTTCGAGGGAATGCCCGACTCCGGCGAAATGGACATGCATCAGGGAACGCAGGCAGAGGCCACCGGCTGGGGGGCCGGGACGTGCGCCGCACCCGAGTCGGCCGTCCGGGGAGTTTTCGAAAAGCTTGGAGTTTCAGACATCGTCAAAACCGTTAAGGGTTTGTTCCAGGACACCCTTCCGGTCCTGCGCGCGCAGTTGAACCCGGTGGCGTTTCTGCATCTGGATGGAGACTGGTACGACTCCACCATGACTGTGCTGGTGAATCTCGAAGGACGCTACGCTCCGGGCGCGCTCATCCAGATCGACGACTACGGTTATTGGGAAGGATGCAGCAAGGCGGTTCATGAATTCGAACGCGACAGGGGCATACGGTTTGACCTCCACGTCATCGACGACACTGGGGTCTGGTGCGAGGTGACGGAATCGAGGCAGTATGCAGGCTGA
- a CDS encoding radical SAM protein → MQADYPYQSPLDCLQIEVTTHCNLRCPECSRTLHSANGTWENLHMPVALFESIVRKCPPASTLIVQGVGEPTLHPEFLELLACAKGLGKFGAITFYTNGLARPVQYYLDLLESGLSGFVISVDSFDPDIAKSCRAGTDVARLRTLLAAVSRRTRPNVSIVLSMKNLADLPATLLELNALGPVTVSIQPLANYRPEVDDNTPNQYALNEEAMQVYEAMKSGFKELYPNLDVCDAGLAYARKNGEASRFGAGKVYCRRPFTYPFITSAGYLSPCCLVHEPDVLGRASLAGRSFDEVWASRSVQDWLHELVTATPAVCADCILNPNPTGR, encoded by the coding sequence ATGCAGGCTGATTACCCATATCAAAGTCCGTTGGATTGCCTGCAGATCGAGGTCACGACGCATTGCAATCTGCGTTGCCCTGAATGCTCGCGCACGCTCCATTCGGCCAACGGCACATGGGAAAACCTCCATATGCCCGTGGCACTGTTCGAGAGCATTGTCCGCAAATGCCCGCCCGCGTCGACCCTGATCGTCCAGGGCGTTGGCGAACCGACGCTGCACCCTGAGTTCCTCGAACTCCTCGCGTGCGCCAAGGGGCTCGGAAAATTCGGCGCGATCACGTTCTATACGAACGGGTTGGCCCGTCCCGTCCAGTATTACCTCGATCTGCTCGAATCGGGGTTGAGCGGGTTCGTGATTTCCGTGGACTCCTTCGATCCGGACATCGCCAAAAGCTGCAGGGCCGGAACCGACGTGGCCAGACTTCGGACCCTCCTCGCCGCCGTCTCCCGCAGGACGCGCCCCAACGTATCCATCGTACTGAGCATGAAGAATCTCGCGGACCTGCCCGCCACCCTGCTCGAGCTCAACGCCCTGGGTCCCGTGACCGTGTCCATACAGCCGCTGGCCAATTACCGCCCGGAGGTGGATGACAACACGCCGAACCAGTACGCCCTGAACGAGGAAGCCATGCAGGTTTACGAGGCCATGAAGTCCGGCTTCAAGGAGCTCTACCCGAACCTCGACGTCTGCGACGCCGGGCTCGCCTATGCCCGCAAAAACGGCGAAGCGAGCCGGTTCGGGGCGGGGAAGGTGTACTGCAGGCGTCCCTTCACCTATCCCTTCATCACGTCGGCTGGCTATCTCAGCCCGTGCTGCCTGGTGCACGAACCGGATGTGCTCGGCAGGGCAAGCCTGGCCGGGCGTTCCTTCGACGAGGTTTGGGCTTCCAGATCGGTGCAGGATTGGCTTCATGAGCTCGTGACCGCCACGCCGGCCGTCTGCGCGGACTGCATCCTCAACCCCAACCCCACGGGCCGGTGA
- a CDS encoding class I SAM-dependent methyltransferase, with amino-acid sequence MKLLNLGCGARHHPDWVNVDFSSHSPGVLAHDLKEPLPFPDGTFDAVYHSHVLEHLPRAAVPGFLAECRRVLRPDGVIRVAVPDLERIARTYLELLEGAVAGNQAAMARYEWIVLELFDQMVRNAPGGEMLAYWEKNPMPAEEFVFERVGSEARNCVAALRSAEPRPRSAPVTDPLRVGQFRLSGEVHQWMYDRYSLGVLLGQTGFREIAVRDAHESAIPGFTGYLLDVEPDGAVRKPDSLFMEALK; translated from the coding sequence ATGAAGCTTCTCAACCTGGGTTGCGGCGCGCGCCACCATCCTGACTGGGTGAACGTGGATTTCTCTTCGCATTCGCCGGGAGTGCTGGCCCATGATCTCAAGGAGCCGCTTCCCTTCCCGGACGGGACGTTCGACGCCGTTTATCATTCGCACGTGCTGGAGCATCTGCCCAGGGCGGCCGTTCCAGGATTTCTCGCCGAGTGCCGCAGGGTTCTCAGGCCGGACGGAGTGATTCGCGTCGCCGTGCCCGACCTGGAGCGCATCGCCAGGACCTACCTCGAATTGCTCGAGGGAGCCGTGGCCGGGAACCAAGCGGCAATGGCGCGGTACGAGTGGATCGTCCTGGAGTTGTTCGATCAAATGGTGCGCAACGCGCCCGGCGGAGAAATGCTCGCCTACTGGGAGAAAAACCCCATGCCGGCGGAAGAGTTCGTTTTCGAACGGGTTGGTTCCGAAGCGAGGAACTGCGTCGCGGCCCTGAGGTCCGCCGAACCCCGGCCCAGATCGGCCCCCGTGACGGACCCTCTGCGCGTCGGACAATTCCGGCTTTCCGGGGAAGTGCACCAGTGGATGTACGACCGGTATTCCCTCGGCGTGTTGCTCGGTCAGACCGGTTTCAGGGAGATCGCCGTGCGGGACGCGCATGAGTCGGCTATTCCCGGTTTCACCGGTTATCTGCTGGACGTGGAACCAGACGGGGCGGTGCGCAAGCCCGACTCCCTCTTCATGGAGGCCCTGAAATAG